The following coding sequences lie in one Spirosoma sp. KUDC1026 genomic window:
- a CDS encoding SusC/RagA family TonB-linked outer membrane protein — MRKLSYLLTILWLCLYGSVYAQNQQITGRVVSKSDKQGLPGVSVLVKGTTTGTATDVEGNYQLNVPSGSVLQFSMIGMTSQEVPVGNQTTINVELGDDARALEEVVVVGYGTQRKIDVTGSVAQIKGEELVRQPVLSATQALQSKMAGVQIINSGAPGQAPTVRIRGTGTLLGGADPLYVVDGIITEDIRNINTSDITSVDVLKDASATAIYGVRAANGVVLITTKRGKTGAPSVSYDAYFGIRTPAYRVRMADSQLFAEYNNEAFRYDNPTGALPFDAASANTANTDWFKEITRTGFQQNHSLSVSGGTEKTTYLFSAGYFTEKGILKGTDYNRLTLRLNNEYILSPVLKLGHNLSLANDNSNLSSTTDPALPSTTAYSAFTNAYKQAPLVPVRNADGSYGYTARNNVANPVAQLDYTNYNAKGLRLQGSFYGNLTVLKKIILLSNFGIESNTNRAYNYNPVYQVSANQRNLTSELSVGRSFSSRWLWTNTAEYSNTFAEKHTLKVLAGYVAERFQNNILQATRQDVPPQSNYFYLNTGNASTATNSESGSIQTRQSYIGRVNYNYSDRYLFTATARYDGSSKFPANNRWGFFPSLGAGWVLSEEPFLRGKTPFDQLKARVSWGKTGNDRIDPSAFLYTIASGLDYAFGPNQTLQQGRTITNLIDPNLHWEVTTGTDIGLEFALAKNRLTGEFTYYNKRTSDALFTRPIDAIFGDVDGAYLTNAASVRNQGFEFALNWRNSSKSGFQYNVGANATINRNRLEDVQGGLPINEGGIGNGQYTTRTAVGQPVGSFWVWQTNGIFQTQEEVNSTQAKIQGSKPGDFRYVDQNGDGVIDDNDRVFVGSYQPKLYFGINGGFTVHNFDFSTDWYANFGNKVYNGKKAQRFGNENIEASRADRWTTTNPSNTEPRASNAVPISSTYYVESGSFFRVNNITLGYTLPKSAVSSLKVSRVRFYVTAQNALTIKAFSGYTPELPGSNPLNAGIELSTYPVASSYLAGLNIGF; from the coding sequence ATGAGAAAACTGAGTTACCTACTAACTATTTTATGGCTGTGTCTTTACGGGAGTGTTTACGCCCAAAATCAGCAGATTACAGGCCGAGTCGTCAGCAAATCTGACAAACAGGGGCTGCCAGGGGTTAGCGTTCTGGTGAAGGGAACAACGACCGGAACCGCTACCGATGTTGAAGGAAACTACCAGCTGAACGTTCCCAGTGGATCGGTGCTGCAATTCAGTATGATCGGGATGACCAGTCAGGAGGTGCCGGTTGGTAATCAAACCACGATCAACGTTGAACTCGGCGACGATGCCCGGGCGCTGGAAGAGGTTGTTGTTGTGGGCTACGGTACCCAACGCAAAATCGACGTAACCGGCTCGGTGGCGCAAATCAAGGGCGAAGAGCTGGTTCGCCAACCCGTACTATCTGCTACGCAGGCCCTGCAAAGCAAAATGGCTGGGGTGCAGATCATCAACTCGGGAGCGCCTGGTCAGGCGCCTACTGTTCGGATTCGCGGAACGGGTACGCTGCTGGGGGGAGCCGATCCGCTGTACGTAGTGGATGGAATCATTACCGAAGACATCCGGAACATCAACACCTCGGATATTACGTCGGTTGATGTCCTGAAAGACGCGTCGGCCACGGCAATTTATGGGGTTCGGGCGGCTAACGGCGTTGTCCTGATTACGACGAAACGGGGTAAAACGGGAGCTCCCAGCGTTTCCTACGATGCTTACTTCGGTATTCGTACGCCCGCCTACCGGGTCAGGATGGCGGATTCGCAGCTGTTTGCCGAGTACAACAACGAAGCGTTCCGGTACGACAACCCGACGGGTGCGCTGCCGTTCGATGCGGCATCCGCGAACACGGCCAACACCGACTGGTTCAAGGAAATTACCCGCACGGGATTCCAGCAGAATCACTCACTCTCGGTGAGTGGTGGTACCGAAAAAACGACGTATCTGTTCAGCGCCGGTTACTTCACCGAAAAAGGGATTCTGAAAGGTACCGACTACAACCGGCTGACGCTGCGGCTGAACAACGAATACATCCTGTCGCCCGTCCTGAAACTGGGTCATAATCTGAGTCTGGCAAACGACAACTCGAACCTGTCGAGCACGACTGATCCGGCGCTGCCGAGCACAACCGCCTATAGCGCGTTCACGAATGCGTACAAACAGGCGCCCCTGGTGCCCGTTCGTAATGCGGATGGTTCGTACGGCTATACGGCCCGCAATAACGTAGCGAACCCGGTTGCTCAACTGGATTACACCAACTACAACGCCAAAGGACTGCGGCTGCAGGGATCGTTCTACGGTAATCTGACCGTATTGAAGAAAATCATCCTGCTGTCGAATTTTGGGATTGAAAGCAACACCAACCGGGCGTATAATTACAATCCGGTTTATCAGGTATCTGCCAACCAGCGTAATCTGACAAGCGAGCTATCCGTAGGGCGCTCGTTCAGCTCGCGCTGGCTCTGGACCAACACGGCGGAGTACAGCAACACGTTCGCCGAGAAACACACCCTGAAAGTGCTGGCCGGTTACGTGGCCGAACGGTTCCAGAACAATATTTTACAGGCTACCCGCCAGGACGTACCGCCCCAGTCCAATTATTTTTATCTAAACACGGGGAATGCCTCAACGGCAACTAATAGCGAGTCAGGAAGCATCCAGACGCGGCAGTCATACATCGGCCGGGTAAACTACAATTACTCGGATCGCTACCTGTTCACGGCTACGGCCCGTTACGATGGTTCCAGTAAATTTCCGGCCAACAATCGCTGGGGCTTCTTTCCATCGTTGGGGGCGGGCTGGGTGCTGAGCGAAGAGCCGTTCCTGCGCGGTAAAACGCCATTCGATCAACTGAAAGCACGGGTGAGCTGGGGGAAAACCGGGAACGACCGGATCGATCCGAGTGCTTTCCTGTACACCATCGCCAGCGGCCTGGATTACGCGTTTGGACCAAACCAGACGCTGCAGCAGGGACGTACCATCACAAATCTGATCGACCCCAATCTGCATTGGGAAGTAACGACCGGGACGGACATCGGCCTGGAGTTTGCCCTGGCCAAGAACCGACTGACGGGGGAATTTACATACTACAACAAACGCACGAGCGACGCCCTGTTCACCCGCCCCATCGACGCCATTTTCGGTGACGTTGACGGTGCCTACCTGACCAATGCCGCCAGTGTTCGGAACCAGGGTTTTGAATTTGCGCTGAACTGGCGGAACAGCTCGAAAAGTGGATTCCAGTACAACGTAGGGGCTAACGCGACCATCAACCGGAACCGGCTGGAAGACGTACAGGGCGGCTTGCCGATCAACGAGGGCGGTATCGGAAACGGTCAGTATACCACCCGGACGGCCGTAGGTCAGCCTGTAGGTAGTTTCTGGGTATGGCAGACCAACGGAATTTTCCAGACGCAGGAAGAGGTGAATAGCACGCAGGCCAAAATTCAGGGTAGTAAGCCGGGTGATTTCCGCTACGTGGACCAAAACGGCGACGGCGTCATTGACGACAACGACCGCGTATTTGTCGGCTCGTACCAGCCGAAACTCTACTTCGGTATAAACGGTGGCTTTACGGTGCACAACTTCGATTTCTCGACCGACTGGTACGCCAATTTTGGTAACAAGGTCTATAACGGGAAGAAGGCGCAACGCTTCGGGAATGAGAACATCGAAGCCTCGCGCGCTGATCGCTGGACAACAACAAACCCCAGTAACACAGAGCCCCGCGCCAGCAATGCCGTGCCTATTTCGTCGACGTACTACGTCGAGTCGGGTTCGTTCTTCCGGGTGAATAACATCACGCTAGGCTACACACTCCCAAAATCAGCCGTGTCGAGTCTGAAAGTGAGTCGGGTACGGTTCTACGTAACGGCGCAGAACGCATTGACGATTAAGGCGTTCTCGGGCTATACACCAGAACTGCCGGGTTCAAACCCACTCAACGCCGGTATCGAACTGAGCACCTATCCGGTTGCTTCCTCGTATCTGGCAGGTCTGAATATTGGCTTTTAA
- a CDS encoding RagB/SusD family nutrient uptake outer membrane protein, with translation MKTLQKLLTYTCVSGLIAAGGCSTSFLDVPPQGQQTPTDFFSSNADAATSLVNAIYSKMLDWNFHSFSWNGVTSIISDDADKGSSPGDTGTDKDQLDNFTFSASSISFNEVWGGQYEAIARANQALDNLPALTINDTLKNRLIGEASFLRAYCYFNLVRSFGGVPLITKVADPTNQNDIQNGRVRATAAQVYTQIESDLATAVNNLPEKSQYNSADLGRATKGAAKALLAKVSMYQKKWNVVQQLTDEIIASGQYSLLPNYGELWRESSENGVESIFEIQGRGVTPNKGVQGYFESQGARGENGWGWGFNTPSQNLFDAYETGDTRRDGTIIRKGMTLWDGRVVSANAENPYYNYKAYVSLTRETNNGSTWETNKNVRILRYGEVLLMNAEAANELGQSTKALTSLNLVRARARGGVTGVLPNVTTTAQADLRQAIWKERRVEMAFEHDRYFDLVRQGRAAAVFQALGKNFVTDKHELFPIPQPQIQLSGGQLTQNPGY, from the coding sequence ATGAAAACTTTACAGAAACTTCTCACCTATACGTGTGTTAGCGGACTGATTGCTGCCGGTGGCTGCTCGACATCCTTTCTGGATGTACCGCCCCAGGGGCAGCAGACGCCAACAGATTTCTTCTCCAGCAATGCCGATGCCGCAACGAGTCTGGTAAACGCCATTTACTCGAAGATGCTTGACTGGAATTTTCACTCCTTTTCCTGGAATGGGGTTACCAGTATAATCTCGGATGATGCTGATAAAGGCAGTTCGCCGGGGGATACAGGTACGGACAAAGACCAGCTGGACAATTTCACATTCTCGGCTTCCAGTATTTCGTTCAACGAGGTGTGGGGTGGGCAGTACGAAGCCATTGCCCGGGCTAACCAGGCGCTGGACAACCTGCCCGCGCTCACGATCAACGATACGTTGAAAAATCGACTCATTGGCGAAGCCAGTTTCCTGCGGGCTTACTGTTATTTCAACCTCGTTCGCTCGTTTGGTGGTGTACCCCTGATCACTAAAGTAGCTGATCCGACGAACCAGAACGACATCCAGAACGGTCGGGTACGCGCTACGGCCGCACAGGTATATACCCAGATTGAAAGCGATCTGGCAACGGCGGTCAATAATCTGCCCGAGAAATCGCAGTACAACTCGGCCGATCTGGGCCGGGCAACCAAAGGCGCTGCCAAAGCACTACTGGCGAAGGTATCAATGTACCAGAAAAAATGGAACGTAGTGCAGCAGCTTACCGACGAAATTATCGCGTCGGGTCAGTACTCGCTGCTGCCGAACTACGGCGAACTCTGGCGCGAATCGTCGGAGAACGGCGTCGAGTCGATTTTCGAGATTCAGGGCCGGGGTGTAACGCCGAACAAAGGGGTGCAGGGGTACTTCGAGTCGCAGGGTGCCCGGGGTGAAAACGGCTGGGGCTGGGGCTTCAATACGCCCTCGCAGAACCTGTTCGATGCCTACGAAACCGGTGACACCCGGCGTGATGGCACGATTATCCGCAAAGGAATGACGCTTTGGGATGGCCGGGTTGTTAGCGCGAACGCCGAAAATCCGTACTACAATTACAAAGCGTATGTGAGCCTGACGCGGGAAACCAACAACGGCAGCACCTGGGAAACGAACAAAAACGTTCGGATTTTACGCTACGGCGAAGTACTGCTCATGAACGCCGAAGCCGCCAACGAACTGGGCCAGTCAACCAAAGCGCTAACGTCGCTGAATCTGGTTCGGGCGCGGGCGCGCGGTGGCGTAACGGGCGTTTTACCGAACGTAACGACCACCGCCCAGGCCGATCTACGGCAGGCGATCTGGAAAGAGCGCCGGGTTGAAATGGCGTTTGAGCACGATCGGTATTTCGATCTGGTTCGTCAGGGCCGGGCAGCCGCCGTGTTCCAGGCGCTGGGTAAAAACTTCGTAACGGACAAACATGAACTGTTCCCGATTCCGCAGCCACAGATTCAGTTGAGCGGTGGCCAACTGACCCAGAATCCGGGGTATTAA
- a CDS encoding glucoamylase family protein, with protein sequence MKYLLGITLLVASLTTVRCQPKKQAVTPAPAAYSLSGSDQTFLDSLQRDTFRYFWETTNPENGLVPDRAPSNSFASIAAVGFGLTSYLVGVERGYIIRAQAADRTLNTLRFFASAPQSDKATGVAGYKGFFYHFLDMKTGERFKQVELSTIDTALLLGGILSAQSYFDQNNTTEAEIRQLADRIYERVDWAWITNHKPFVSMGWHPESGFIKSDWTGYNEGMLLYVLALGSPTHPVSNDVWSAWTKSYHWATFYDQTHVNFDPLFGHQYSHVWIDFRGIKDEYMRGKGIDYFENSRRATYANRAYCVANPSNWQDYGPTIWGLTACDGPSDTLANGRQFFSYRARGAASTQIVDDGTIAPTAAGGSMAFAPEICVPALRAMKSKYGAKLYGEYGFRDAFNPTYHYPARVSNGTTANGWFDVDYLGIDQGPILLMAENLRSGFIWQLMQKNPHIRRGLTKAGFTGGWLAQ encoded by the coding sequence ATGAAATATTTACTAGGCATAACGCTGCTAGTCGCCAGTCTGACCACGGTTCGCTGCCAGCCGAAAAAACAGGCCGTAACACCCGCTCCAGCAGCCTACTCTCTGTCGGGATCTGATCAGACGTTTCTGGATAGTTTGCAACGCGATACGTTCCGATATTTCTGGGAAACGACTAACCCCGAGAACGGCCTGGTTCCCGATCGCGCGCCATCGAACTCGTTTGCGAGTATTGCCGCTGTTGGTTTTGGCCTGACGTCGTATCTGGTGGGTGTTGAACGGGGCTACATCATTCGGGCACAGGCCGCCGATCGTACGCTGAATACGCTTCGCTTTTTCGCCAGTGCGCCCCAGTCCGACAAGGCGACGGGTGTAGCGGGCTATAAGGGTTTTTTCTACCATTTTCTGGATATGAAAACCGGTGAGCGCTTCAAGCAGGTCGAATTATCGACGATTGATACGGCGCTGCTGCTAGGTGGTATTTTGAGCGCGCAAAGTTATTTCGATCAGAACAACACGACCGAAGCCGAAATCCGCCAACTGGCCGATCGGATCTACGAACGGGTCGACTGGGCATGGATCACCAATCACAAGCCATTTGTGTCAATGGGCTGGCATCCCGAATCCGGCTTTATTAAAAGCGACTGGACCGGTTATAACGAGGGGATGCTGCTCTACGTCCTGGCGCTTGGCTCGCCAACGCACCCGGTCAGCAATGACGTCTGGAGCGCCTGGACGAAATCATATCACTGGGCTACGTTCTACGACCAGACGCACGTGAACTTCGATCCGCTGTTCGGTCATCAGTATTCCCATGTCTGGATTGATTTTCGGGGAATAAAAGACGAGTATATGCGCGGCAAGGGCATCGACTACTTCGAAAATTCGCGCCGGGCTACTTACGCCAACCGGGCCTACTGCGTGGCTAATCCGTCCAACTGGCAGGACTATGGCCCAACGATCTGGGGCCTGACCGCCTGCGATGGGCCGAGTGATACATTAGCCAATGGACGACAGTTCTTTTCCTACCGCGCCCGTGGCGCTGCCAGTACGCAGATCGTGGATGATGGCACGATTGCACCCACGGCGGCCGGTGGATCGATGGCCTTTGCCCCGGAGATTTGCGTACCCGCGTTGCGGGCTATGAAAAGCAAATACGGCGCAAAACTCTACGGTGAGTACGGTTTCCGCGACGCCTTTAACCCAACGTATCACTACCCGGCCCGCGTTTCAAATGGAACGACAGCGAATGGCTGGTTTGATGTCGATTATCTGGGTATCGACCAGGGGCCAATCCTGCTGATGGCGGAGAACCTGCGGTCGGGCTTTATCTGGCAACTGATGCAGAAAAATCCGCACATCCGTCGCGGACTGACTAAAGCCGGTTTTACCGGCGGTTGGCTGGCACAGTAG
- a CDS encoding CD225/dispanin family protein: MKNYYYLNGNQQIGPFPAEEFSKQPVGPDTLVWADGLPDWKRRTDVPEINALFLGQQPTTPPAYPLQQGGYPTQGYQQPYPQQGYGSMPMGHIPPKTWLVESILVTLFCCLPFGIVGIINASKVESRFRMGDMQGARHASDEAGRWTKIGFFVAIGGWIIYMALIFLGIVAGIGSNQY; encoded by the coding sequence ATGAAAAACTATTATTACCTGAACGGTAATCAGCAAATTGGTCCTTTTCCGGCCGAAGAGTTTAGTAAACAACCCGTTGGGCCTGATACGCTCGTCTGGGCCGACGGCTTACCTGACTGGAAACGCCGGACCGATGTGCCGGAAATAAATGCCTTGTTTCTAGGGCAGCAGCCTACTACGCCACCAGCCTATCCGCTACAACAAGGGGGATATCCGACGCAGGGGTATCAACAGCCTTATCCGCAGCAGGGCTATGGCAGTATGCCGATGGGGCATATACCACCCAAAACCTGGCTGGTCGAGTCTATTCTGGTTACGTTGTTTTGCTGCCTGCCCTTCGGAATTGTGGGGATCATTAATGCGTCAAAAGTAGAGAGCCGGTTCCGGATGGGCGATATGCAGGGAGCCAGACATGCGTCCGATGAAGCTGGCCGCTGGACCAAAATTGGCTTTTTTGTGGCAATAGGCGGCTGGATTATCTACATGGCGCTTATCTTCCTGGGTATCGTAGCGGGCATTGGTAGCAATCAGTATTAG
- a CDS encoding DUF2752 domain-containing protein, with protein sequence MLVKRLLILTGVGAALVLYYQVNPAVATFFPPCPFRLLTGLPCPGCGSQRCLHQLLHGHVDEAFALNPLLVLSLPYLLVGFVVEYSSLRTRFPQFRQRLYGRVAAWICFGLVMLYWFIRVWFFRR encoded by the coding sequence ATGCTGGTGAAGCGCCTGTTGATTTTGACGGGAGTTGGGGCCGCACTGGTGCTGTATTATCAAGTCAATCCGGCAGTGGCAACCTTCTTTCCTCCATGCCCGTTTCGCTTACTAACGGGTCTGCCGTGTCCTGGTTGTGGTTCACAGCGCTGTCTGCATCAGTTGCTGCACGGTCATGTTGATGAGGCATTTGCGCTGAATCCTTTGCTGGTGTTGTCGCTGCCTTATCTACTCGTTGGCTTCGTGGTAGAATACAGTTCGTTACGTACCCGATTTCCGCAGTTTCGACAACGGTTATACGGCCGCGTGGCTGCCTGGATTTGTTTTGGCCTTGTAATGCTCTATTGGTTTATCCGGGTATGGTTCTTCAGGCGTTAA